The genomic segment TCGCCAAAGAGGAGCTTCGTTCCCACGAGTACCGCGAGGGTGAGAAGGATAGACAGCACCAGCGCGATGATGATGGGCCGGCGCGGAAGATCAGAGGTAGGAGTCTCATTAGGGGAGCTGCTCATAGCCAAAAATTCTACCCGCAGCCCACAGCGGCCATGCATCGGATAGCATCAAGTGCGGCGCCGCCACAGTGGCGTGTCCCGCATCCTTGCGCCGGGCGCATCGGTAGTTGTGGCGCCGCGGATCACACCCGAACCAGCCTAAGGACGGTGGCCTAGTACCCGATGCCCGTGACCTTTCCCAACCGCTATGGTGGGCCAACCTTGGCCGATGTCGGCGAAAAAGGGGCCATCGCCGCGATCCTGCGCGCCGCGCCTTCGGTGCGTAATGGCGACGACGCCGCGGTACTTGGCCACCCCGTTCCGAACACCCGCACCGTGGTGACTACCGACATGCTGGTCGGCGATCGGCACTTCCGGCTCGACTGGTCCAGCGCCCACGACATCGGGCGCAAAGCGATTGTGGCGAACTTCGCCGATATTGAGGCCATGGGCGCACGGCCTGTCGCCGCGCTGTTGGCGCTCGGTGCCCCCGCCGCCACCCCGGTGGGCTTTGTCGAAGAGCTCGCCCACGGCATAGCGGAGGAAACCGCCAAGCACAATGCCGAACTCGTCGGCGGCGATCTCGTGGAATCCGATGAACTCATCATCTCCATCACCGCCACCGGTCAACTCGGCGGAAACCTGCCCGCCACGACCTTGTCCAAGGCGCGCGTCGGGCAGAAAGTCGTAGCCTCCGGAGCGATCGGCGAATCCGCCGCCGGCCTCGCCTTGCTCTCCCAGCTCGGACCCGAGCGCATCCCAGCGGATCTCACTCACCTCGTGCGCTCCCACTGCGCCCCCGAGCTGCAACCCAAACGCGGCGTGATCGCCCGCGCTACTGGGGCAACGGCGATGACAGACACCTCGGACAGCCTCTACACCGACTGCCAGGCCATCGCCCATCACTCGAACGTGGGCATCAATCTCTACGGCCACGCCATCGAACCCAGCGCCGCGATGCGCCGCGCCGCCGAACTTCTCGGCCGCGACCCCTGGGAATGGGTTCTTGGAGGGGGAGAAGACCACGCCATCATCGCCACCACCGCCGGCCAGGCACCCAGTGGATTCCGCGTCATCGGCGAGGTGGTGCGCGCCCGAGCCCCCTACAGCGTCACCGTAGACGGCACACCCGCCCGCTTTGCCGCCGGCTGGAGCACCTTCTCCAGCAGACCCGCCGATAGGCACCAGCCGGACTGAGTCTCGCCTCGTTCCCACTTTGGCCACTTCGTTTCACCAACCCGCCCCCTGTGACACCGTGGAAGGCACCTGCAGATGCACACCACCGACCTCCCCGTCCATGACAGCTGGAAACCCGTACTCAGCCCCGTCGTCGAGACCATCCACCAGCTTGGAGAATTCCTCCGCGCCGAAAACGCCGCCGGCCGCGGCTACCTGCCCGCAGGCTCTGATGTTTTGCGCGCCTTCACCTATCCCTTCGATCAGGTGCGGGTACTCATCGTGGGCCAGGATCCCTATCCCACTCCCGGCCATGCCATGGGGCTGTCCTTCTCCGTCCAGCCAGATGTTCGCCCCCTCCCGCGCAGCCTGAACAACATCTACAAGGAACTCCACTCGGATCTCGGCATCACCCCGCCCGAGCACGGCGACCTGAGCGCCTGGTGCGAACAAGGAGTGGCCCTGTTCAACCGGGTACTCACCGTCAGCCCCGGCCGCGCCGGCTCCCACCGCGGCAAAGGCTGGGAAGATGTCACCGAATGCGCCATCACCGCGCTCGCCGAACGCGATGCCCCTCTCGTGGCGATCCTGTGGGGCCGTGACGCCCAAAACACCCAGCGTTTCCTCGGCGATACGCCCTGCGTCTGTTCCCCACATCCCTCCCCGCTGTCCGCCTCCCGTGGCTTCTTTGGCTCGCGGCCCTTCTCCCGCGCCAACGAGATCCTCAGCAGCCGCGGCGCCAACCCCATCGACTGGAGCCTGAACCCCCAACCCGGCCCCGAAACGCAGCAGAAACACTAGACTGGGCTGTCGTTATGACTCCAGCTCCACCCACCACGCTCGGCCCCAGCGAACTCCACTCTTGGGCCCGCGCAGCCGCCAGCCAACTCGCGGCGCGCCGGGCGGAGATCAACGCGTTGAACGTGTTTCCCGTGCCAGACTCCGATACCGGCTCCAACATGGCGCACACCATGGAGGCGGCGCTGGACCACCTCGAGACGCTTATCGACGCCTCCTCCCAGCCACTCGACGTTAGAGACATCGCCACAGCCCTAGCCCAAGGATCCGTGCGAGGTGCCCGCGGTAACTCAGGCATGGTACTCAGCCAAGTGCTTCGGGCCGTAGCCCTGGCCGCAGCCGGAGGTGGCATCGACGGCCGGATGGTGCGCACCTCCCTCAACTCCGCTCTGGCCATGGTCAATGAGGCCATCAACGAACCAGTCGAAGGCACCGTGCTTACAGTGCTGCGCGCAGCCGCCGTGGCCGCCGACGCCACCGATTCATGCGATCTCGGCGAGGTCGTGCTCGCCGCCACCGCCGCCGCCCAGCGCGCACTTGATGCCACCCCCTCCCAATTGGATGTCCTACGCGAGGCCGGGGTGGTCGACGCTGGGGGAGCAGGCCTCGTCGTGCTTTTGGAAACCCTCGCCCAACAAATAGACCCTGACGTGCCCGTGCGGGATCTATCCACCATCACCCCCCACCGCGGGGCCGGAACTCTGATGCGTAGTAGCACCTACCTTGAAGTGATGTT from the Corynebacterium ciconiae DSM 44920 genome contains:
- a CDS encoding thiamine-phosphate kinase, translating into MPVTFPNRYGGPTLADVGEKGAIAAILRAAPSVRNGDDAAVLGHPVPNTRTVVTTDMLVGDRHFRLDWSSAHDIGRKAIVANFADIEAMGARPVAALLALGAPAATPVGFVEELAHGIAEETAKHNAELVGGDLVESDELIISITATGQLGGNLPATTLSKARVGQKVVASGAIGESAAGLALLSQLGPERIPADLTHLVRSHCAPELQPKRGVIARATGATAMTDTSDSLYTDCQAIAHHSNVGINLYGHAIEPSAAMRRAAELLGRDPWEWVLGGGEDHAIIATTAGQAPSGFRVIGEVVRARAPYSVTVDGTPARFAAGWSTFSSRPADRHQPD
- a CDS encoding uracil-DNA glycosylase, producing the protein MHTTDLPVHDSWKPVLSPVVETIHQLGEFLRAENAAGRGYLPAGSDVLRAFTYPFDQVRVLIVGQDPYPTPGHAMGLSFSVQPDVRPLPRSLNNIYKELHSDLGITPPEHGDLSAWCEQGVALFNRVLTVSPGRAGSHRGKGWEDVTECAITALAERDAPLVAILWGRDAQNTQRFLGDTPCVCSPHPSPLSASRGFFGSRPFSRANEILSSRGANPIDWSLNPQPGPETQQKH